In Papaver somniferum cultivar HN1 unplaced genomic scaffold, ASM357369v1 unplaced-scaffold_3016, whole genome shotgun sequence, the genomic window TGCATAACGAGAAGTACTCCATGAAAAAGGATCTTAGTTCTGAACATTTGCTTCTGGCGGGTGCTACAATCCGTTTCTCTAAGTATGGCTGGCTCTTACTAATTTCGAAAGACATGAAAACTCCATTCTTCTACAATCCCTTGACGAAGGTGATCATCCGGCTTCCTAATTTTCCAGATGTAGGCCACATGTTATACTTAAGTGGCATGTCATTCTCGTCTTCACCTACTAGTCCAGATTGTGCAATTTTTGCAATCCAACCTATGAAACGCAACGCAATCTCAATCTATGCAATTAAAAGAGGAAGTTGTGCATATTGGAGATATCGTGTACTTCGAAACTTAGATGGCTCTTTTGTGCCATGTTTCAACAATCCTGTTTTCTTCCGCATGGAGTTCTTCTGCTTAGATTATTCGGGAACATTAGGACGGTGTGTTATAGATGATGAAGACAGCAACAACGGACTGCATTGGGGAGTTTCCAGTAAGCCTTTAAAACAGTTTAACGATGCATTTCCAAGTTACTTGGTAGAGTGTGACGGGAATCTTTTACTAGTGAATGTTGGGCCTGTCGGAGAAACGGTCGGGGTATTTAATTTAGACTGGACCAATAAGGTTTGGGCTAAAATTGAAAGTTTGGGAAGACATATGTTGTTCATCAGTAATACCTCTA contains:
- the LOC113341688 gene encoding F-box/kelch-repeat protein At1g57790-like translates to MFPQVYPPRPNISPALLLYNCFDDDGSIFSFVDPMHNEKYSMKKDLSSEHLLLAGATIRFSKYGWLLLISKDMKTPFFYNPLTKVIIRLPNFPDVGHMLYLSGMSFSSSPTSPDCAIFAIQPMKRNAISIYAIKRGSCAYWRYRVLRNLDGSFVPCFNNPVFFRMEFFCLDYSGTLGRCVIDDEDSNNGLHWGVSSKPLKQFNDAFPSYLVECDGNLLLVNVGPVGETVGVFNLDWTNKVWAKIESLGRHMLFISMYNYSINEIHAQQKSIDDPAAPASATNFYDTKEMCNCTWIEPDWSQGNSPTDDPDHLWLA